A window from Opitutia bacterium ISCC 52 encodes these proteins:
- the rpoN gene encoding RNA polymerase factor sigma-54 produces MPSQGFQQLQKQTQSLVLAPQLRQSLKILQAPTMELRNEILGELQSNPALEELPIEGASLESTLESGAEDNTPDQSDEMDFDKDFEILSKLDEDWRDHFAQESSASTYTSQDAERRQHFFDSLVTSTSLQEHLIQQADLVDLDGNQKEAINYLIGSLDDRGFLTTSLSDLSLLCRQSLKTIQQAHTILKSLDPPGIGAVDLQDCLLIQLQANDRTKSLAWRIVKDQFKLLLRRRIPDISKRLNADIDEVQEAIEEISKLDPSPGRKYGEDTNQVITPDVYIEKDEGNWVIHLNNEYIPRLRISNVYKEIIARGKLSKQEKEYIQEKMRSGKFLISSIEQRQQTIEKISRSILDFQIDFFEEGLSKLRPLTMTQVAHEVGVHETTVSRAIAGKYVKTPHGLFALKYFFTPGYNSSGGESLSNTTIKDMIANIIESENPAKPLSDQAVVNLLAEKDIKIARRTVAKYREELGILPTNLRRRYN; encoded by the coding sequence GTGCCCTCACAAGGTTTCCAACAACTACAAAAGCAGACCCAATCCCTGGTTCTGGCGCCTCAGCTTCGCCAATCCCTGAAGATATTGCAGGCGCCCACAATGGAGCTTCGCAATGAAATTCTCGGTGAACTGCAAAGCAACCCAGCGCTCGAAGAATTACCAATTGAAGGCGCGAGCCTTGAATCTACCCTGGAAAGCGGAGCTGAAGATAATACTCCGGACCAATCCGATGAAATGGATTTCGATAAGGACTTCGAAATCCTAAGCAAACTGGATGAAGACTGGAGGGACCACTTCGCTCAGGAAAGCTCGGCAAGCACTTATACCTCCCAGGATGCAGAACGCAGACAACACTTCTTCGATAGCCTGGTAACCAGCACCAGCTTACAGGAGCATTTAATCCAACAGGCAGACTTGGTCGATCTTGATGGGAATCAAAAAGAGGCAATCAACTACCTGATTGGGAGCCTGGACGATCGTGGCTTTCTCACAACGTCCCTGTCGGACCTCTCCCTGCTTTGTCGTCAATCTCTCAAGACTATACAACAAGCTCACACTATTCTCAAATCATTGGACCCTCCTGGCATTGGCGCAGTGGATCTGCAAGATTGCTTGCTCATTCAATTGCAAGCAAATGATCGAACGAAGAGTCTCGCATGGCGTATTGTTAAAGACCAATTCAAGCTATTATTGCGCCGACGGATTCCGGATATCTCCAAACGACTAAACGCAGACATAGACGAGGTCCAAGAAGCGATCGAAGAAATATCTAAGCTGGATCCTTCTCCGGGAAGGAAATACGGAGAAGATACCAATCAAGTTATCACCCCCGATGTATATATTGAAAAAGATGAAGGCAATTGGGTCATTCATCTTAACAACGAATACATCCCCCGTCTTCGAATCAGCAATGTTTACAAGGAGATTATTGCACGAGGAAAACTAAGCAAACAGGAGAAAGAATATATTCAGGAAAAAATGCGCTCTGGGAAATTCCTGATAAGCTCCATCGAACAGCGCCAGCAAACGATCGAAAAAATAAGTCGATCGATCCTCGATTTCCAAATCGATTTTTTTGAAGAAGGCTTATCAAAACTGCGCCCACTGACAATGACTCAAGTAGCACACGAAGTGGGCGTACATGAAACGACGGTAAGTCGTGCCATTGCAGGCAAGTATGTTAAAACCCCACACGGGCTATTTGCTCTGAAGTACTTTTTCACTCCTGGTTACAATTCATCTGGAGGAGAGTCACTGTCGAACACCACAATCAAGGATATGATTGCAAATATCATTGAGAGCGAGAATCCAGCGAAGCCCTTGAGCGACCAAGCAGTAGTCAACTTGCTGGCAGAAAAAGATATTAAAATTGCACGTAGAACCGTGGCTAAATACCGGGAAGAATTAGGCATCCTCCCCACAAACCTGAGACGACGGTATAACTAG
- a CDS encoding metallophosphoesterase → MFPFHQEKGSESFPVNGRLIVIGDVHGCIRELEKLLKKIRPKKKDRILFLGDLVNRGPDSKAVLQLARELKAGSLLGNHEYRLLQFYHDLDSSQLRDYEKDTLKSLEAEDWNYISNMVIWQELPAKDMVFVHGGFLPDIPWRKQSAQVVTHIQKIDNNGQPRKRNERTPGKFWAQSWKQKPFVVYGHTPRKNVFKRRYSLGIDTGCVWGGKLTALILPENEIIQVNSAKNHIRG, encoded by the coding sequence TTGTTTCCCTTTCATCAAGAAAAGGGTTCAGAAAGTTTTCCGGTCAATGGCCGGTTAATTGTCATTGGTGACGTACACGGCTGTATTCGCGAGCTTGAAAAGCTCCTTAAGAAAATCCGACCCAAGAAAAAGGATCGGATCCTATTTTTGGGAGATCTGGTCAATCGTGGCCCAGATTCCAAAGCGGTCCTTCAACTCGCACGAGAGCTAAAAGCCGGTTCTCTATTAGGTAATCATGAATATCGCTTACTGCAATTCTACCACGATCTGGATTCATCACAACTAAGGGATTACGAAAAAGACACTCTTAAATCCTTGGAGGCAGAGGACTGGAACTATATCTCAAACATGGTCATTTGGCAGGAATTGCCCGCCAAAGACATGGTGTTTGTTCATGGGGGCTTTCTTCCCGACATCCCATGGAGAAAACAATCTGCCCAAGTAGTCACTCACATTCAGAAGATTGATAACAACGGCCAGCCCAGAAAGAGGAATGAAAGAACCCCTGGGAAGTTCTGGGCCCAATCCTGGAAGCAGAAACCGTTCGTCGTCTACGGCCATACGCCTCGAAAAAACGTATTCAAACGCCGCTACTCGCTAGGCATAGACACTGGCTGCGTATGGGGTGGAAAACTGACTGCATTGATCCTTCCTGAGAATGAAATCATTCAGGTGAATTCAGCAAAAAATCATATCAGGGGATAA
- a CDS encoding isochorismatase family protein: protein MNEHSEPLIPHLGLLILDIQPPFLKVIGTADSLLGRSAFAVETARLFGLPTLFTEQRPEVLQSTVEELSELLPHAPRIAKTGLSAFTEPAIEEWIQENDLQHILIAGLETSICVYQTALDAINADIEVTLLSDAIGCRREQDSEAALASLRIHGAHLLPSESIFYSILRDSMHPRFKEFTALVKKYSDK, encoded by the coding sequence ATGAACGAACATTCAGAGCCCCTCATTCCGCATCTTGGACTACTAATCCTCGATATTCAGCCTCCATTCCTAAAAGTCATTGGGACTGCTGATTCACTCCTAGGTCGAAGCGCATTCGCAGTTGAAACAGCTCGGCTATTTGGCCTCCCTACTCTTTTTACGGAGCAACGCCCCGAGGTCCTTCAATCCACCGTAGAAGAATTGAGCGAATTACTCCCCCATGCGCCCCGGATCGCAAAAACCGGTTTGTCAGCATTTACAGAGCCCGCAATCGAAGAATGGATCCAAGAAAATGACCTCCAACACATTCTTATTGCCGGACTCGAGACCTCCATTTGCGTTTACCAAACGGCTCTGGATGCCATCAATGCGGATATAGAAGTTACTCTCCTCAGTGACGCTATCGGCTGCAGACGAGAACAGGACAGTGAGGCAGCGCTGGCATCCTTACGCATTCACGGAGCACACCTACTACCAAGCGAATCCATCTTTTACAGCATACTCCGAGATTCAATGCACCCACGATTTAAAGAATTTACTGCTTTAGTAAAAAAATACTCGGATAAATAA
- the mgtE gene encoding magnesium transporter, which translates to MTAANTSSENTPETSGYDLKYLLSLDPDDIGSLKQSQLSETPPVELAHFIDRLDLEHRRELLRMVSDEVATEIIAEMDVEASAEVFENMQEPRAAKLLEELDPDDATDLVAELEDQKREDLLNKMEPESAQEIKELLEYDPDSAGGAMTPDVCSIRDFFTADEAIQAIRDQASELETIYYVYVVDAEEKLLGVVSMKDLLLSSPETKVTKLMETHMLGMLEPDTDKEQAANMMAEYNLIALPVVDSNSKLLGIVTHDDVIDIIQAEATEDIQKLVGAGADETIHHSVGYSLKKRHFWLQVNLFTVALAAGVVWFFEEQIATLTFLAVFMPIIAATGGNTGAQTLAVVIRSLALEDVHDTDKFKIYLNELFKGIINGLGVGLIGGGLAYALERDAMTSLVVFVAMVLTMGISGFSGAFIPLFLKRIGLDPAQSSSIFLTTITDITGFFIFLSLGSWLLL; encoded by the coding sequence ATGACTGCGGCGAACACATCCTCCGAAAACACACCGGAAACGTCCGGATACGATCTGAAGTACCTACTCAGCCTCGACCCGGATGATATTGGTTCCCTCAAGCAATCGCAATTGTCTGAGACTCCTCCCGTCGAGTTAGCCCACTTCATTGATAGGCTCGATTTAGAGCATCGCAGGGAGTTGTTGCGCATGGTTTCAGATGAAGTGGCGACGGAAATCATTGCAGAAATGGACGTGGAGGCCAGCGCCGAAGTGTTCGAAAACATGCAGGAACCGCGTGCGGCGAAACTGCTCGAGGAGCTAGACCCAGATGATGCCACTGACTTGGTAGCTGAGCTTGAGGATCAGAAAAGAGAAGACCTCCTCAACAAAATGGAGCCTGAATCTGCCCAAGAGATTAAGGAACTCCTTGAATACGATCCCGATTCCGCAGGAGGGGCAATGACCCCAGACGTGTGTTCGATCCGCGATTTTTTTACCGCCGACGAAGCAATTCAAGCGATCCGTGATCAGGCGTCGGAATTAGAAACTATTTACTACGTATACGTGGTGGATGCGGAGGAAAAATTGCTCGGGGTAGTCTCCATGAAGGATCTGCTACTTTCATCACCTGAAACCAAGGTGACAAAGCTTATGGAAACTCACATGCTTGGCATGCTGGAGCCAGACACTGACAAAGAGCAAGCTGCAAACATGATGGCTGAATACAACCTGATTGCCCTACCCGTCGTGGACAGCAACAGCAAGCTGCTTGGAATCGTGACCCACGATGATGTCATCGACATTATCCAGGCTGAGGCAACTGAGGACATTCAAAAGCTAGTAGGTGCAGGTGCCGATGAAACCATCCATCATAGCGTTGGTTACAGTCTAAAAAAGAGACACTTCTGGCTACAGGTAAATCTATTCACCGTCGCATTAGCGGCTGGCGTGGTATGGTTCTTTGAAGAACAAATCGCCACCCTTACCTTCTTGGCAGTTTTTATGCCCATTATCGCTGCGACTGGGGGTAACACTGGAGCCCAGACTCTTGCTGTAGTCATTCGGAGCTTAGCACTAGAAGATGTTCATGACACCGATAAATTCAAAATCTATCTCAACGAGCTCTTCAAAGGGATCATAAATGGACTTGGAGTCGGTCTCATCGGCGGAGGCTTGGCCTATGCACTTGAAAGAGATGCCATGACTTCCCTGGTCGTATTTGTAGCGATGGTTTTGACCATGGGAATATCCGGTTTCAGTGGAGCGTTTATTCCCCTGTTCTTGAAACGCATTGGTCTCGACCCCGCACAAAGCTCGTCCATCTTCCTTACAACTATAACCGACATAACCGGTTTCTTTATCTTCTTAAGCTTAGGCTCCTGGCTACTATTATAA
- a CDS encoding HD domain-containing protein, with protein sequence MNLDTISTINDIKKMDHTQGVPVQGVFVLKKKANKKAKNDSNYLSLEYGDRTGNFHAFCFGDNPIYSRIESIKEGSPVFVGLTTGIYQGRFSPRLTETRALTEEELANPDLSSRLVETSLENADELWEEFQTFVADIEHEKLRETVRLAIDEIELGFRSTPAAIAMHHAYRHGLIEHTIHMARACKALLPLYKEVDPSLAMAGLLLHDIGKVIEYEGELSVSKSRTGILQGHVVLGYRMARKAGMLAKLEPDLLERLEHIILSHQGELEWGAAAMAATPEAVFVSMIDNLDARMGMVQYALRHRSDDKPFSDYLPGLKAPLLTTPVKEPLPELDLSAEDLENSLELE encoded by the coding sequence ATGAATTTGGATACTATAAGCACCATTAATGACATTAAGAAAATGGACCATACCCAGGGCGTACCCGTCCAAGGCGTATTCGTTCTTAAAAAGAAAGCCAACAAGAAGGCGAAGAATGACTCGAACTACCTTAGCCTGGAATACGGAGATCGCACAGGAAACTTCCACGCATTCTGCTTCGGCGACAACCCAATCTATTCGAGAATCGAATCGATAAAAGAAGGTTCACCCGTATTCGTCGGATTAACTACCGGGATCTATCAAGGGCGATTTTCACCTCGCCTAACAGAAACACGAGCACTCACTGAAGAAGAACTCGCAAATCCAGATCTGTCTTCGCGCTTAGTAGAAACATCGCTGGAAAATGCCGATGAGCTGTGGGAAGAGTTTCAAACTTTTGTCGCAGATATCGAACACGAAAAACTAAGAGAAACAGTCCGCCTGGCCATTGATGAAATAGAATTGGGATTTCGCTCAACCCCGGCAGCCATCGCCATGCACCATGCTTACCGGCATGGATTGATTGAGCACACGATTCATATGGCTCGAGCCTGCAAGGCGCTATTGCCTCTCTATAAGGAAGTAGATCCGAGTCTAGCCATGGCAGGCCTTTTATTACACGACATCGGTAAAGTCATCGAGTATGAAGGCGAATTAAGTGTGAGCAAAAGCCGAACCGGCATTCTGCAAGGGCACGTCGTACTAGGCTATCGAATGGCACGAAAAGCGGGCATGCTAGCCAAGCTTGAGCCTGATCTTCTCGAAAGATTGGAACACATTATCCTTTCCCACCAGGGTGAATTAGAATGGGGAGCTGCAGCTATGGCGGCTACTCCTGAAGCCGTTTTTGTATCCATGATCGACAACCTAGACGCGCGCATGGGAATGGTTCAATATGCGCTACGTCATCGAAGTGATGATAAACCGTTTAGCGACTATTTACCGGGACTCAAAGCGCCATTGCTAACCACCCCGGTCAAAGAACCTTTGCCTGAGTTAGACCTAAGCGCAGAAGACTTAGAAAACTCGCTGGAGCTGGAATAA
- a CDS encoding immunoglobulin domain-containing protein: MNTVTGATASVKLLEGYDDTTAYVGEYFRLSFASSDYVVKSYRLGGAAPDGLSLNPNVSEFGVGTIDGIPTKKGVHNLDIWAFEEEGLKGDSTLLAITVYIREKGPTISTQPQGVSTAWGAAFDLEVELQDDNGASFQWRKDGIEIPGASSTTLAISQATSMDEGVYDVLVTKDGDTVTSDSASVTSSGVERWKEVAFEDPFSELTDAQLDPDLDGLINLIEYAIGSDPTSPTAIQLPQVGFKQILSNQYVIYSYLKNPNAVDISISAEYTDDLASPTWIPISDFLNGIRIEDSGDAFLVKVPRETACFIRFIIAET; the protein is encoded by the coding sequence ATGAATACTGTAACTGGAGCTACGGCTTCAGTTAAACTATTAGAAGGATATGACGATACTACCGCATATGTGGGAGAATATTTTCGTCTGAGTTTTGCATCCTCTGACTACGTTGTGAAATCCTACAGGTTGGGAGGAGCCGCTCCTGATGGTCTTTCTCTTAATCCTAATGTTTCTGAGTTCGGAGTTGGTACGATAGATGGGATTCCAACAAAAAAGGGGGTCCACAATCTTGATATCTGGGCTTTCGAGGAGGAGGGGCTGAAGGGAGATTCCACGCTTTTGGCTATTACAGTTTATATTCGTGAGAAGGGCCCGACTATTTCGACGCAGCCTCAAGGTGTATCCACCGCTTGGGGTGCGGCATTTGATTTGGAGGTTGAGCTTCAGGATGACAACGGCGCCAGTTTCCAGTGGCGCAAAGATGGAATTGAAATTCCTGGAGCAAGCTCAACGACCTTGGCTATTTCTCAAGCTACCAGTATGGATGAGGGAGTGTATGACGTTCTGGTTACTAAAGACGGAGACACCGTCACTTCAGATTCAGCTTCTGTGACATCCAGTGGCGTAGAGCGGTGGAAAGAAGTGGCTTTCGAAGATCCTTTTTCTGAATTAACGGATGCGCAGTTGGATCCAGACTTGGATGGATTGATCAACCTAATCGAATACGCCATTGGTTCAGATCCTACCTCTCCTACGGCTATTCAGTTACCTCAAGTGGGCTTTAAACAGATTCTTTCGAACCAGTATGTAATCTACAGCTATTTGAAAAATCCTAATGCAGTCGATATTTCTATATCGGCAGAATACACGGATGATTTAGCAAGCCCCACTTGGATTCCTATATCGGATTTTCTCAATGGTATCCGAATTGAAGATTCAGGAGACGCATTCCTGGTAAAGGTGCCTCGTGAAACAGCTTGTTTTATCAGATTTATAATTGCTGAAACTTGA
- a CDS encoding L-lactate permease yields MSDLPLSLLSLLALTPILVVFIFLVILRWPAKKAMPVAYFFTALIAFTVWKTSAPQIGAASVHGLVTALNLLFIVFGAILLLNTLKACGDIHAIRQGFVDISPDRRVQVIIIAWLFGSFIEGAAGFGTPAAIAAPLLVAIGFPAMAAVVVALIIQSTPVSFGAVGTPILVGVNTGLSEQPQVQQLLTELGVSHEVYLHTIGATVSLFHGIVGTFIPLIMVAIMTRFFGSKKSFREGLAIWKFALFAGVSFTVPYMLLGRLLGPEFPSLLGSLVGLVIVVSATKAGFLQPKNIWSFPREEDWEDEWRGDFHVDAHDAEMKVSRGHFFKAWSPYIIVAVLLVITRTIPAVKGFITQSGLTLSWSNIFGTAISTKSQPLYLPGFLFIITVLCAYGIFRMNGEQIKRSWKESGHTLLGAASALIFAVPMVQVFLNTQSATLEAMPRVLAQGVSELFGTMWPLVAPTIGALGAFIAGSNTISNMMFSLFQFEMAQNIGVTEYIVVSLQAVGGAAGNMICVHNVVAASATVGLLGKEGSVIRKTLIPMAWYVIFAGGLGLIFLNGLGLNLGTLILAGMTVLILWLIVQGAKSESSSG; encoded by the coding sequence ATGTCTGATTTACCCCTGTCTTTGCTTTCGTTGTTGGCTCTTACGCCCATTCTAGTGGTGTTCATCTTTTTGGTGATCTTAAGGTGGCCTGCAAAGAAAGCCATGCCGGTAGCCTATTTCTTTACTGCTCTGATTGCGTTTACGGTATGGAAAACTTCGGCTCCCCAAATCGGTGCTGCATCGGTTCATGGATTGGTCACGGCCTTAAATTTACTGTTCATTGTTTTCGGAGCCATATTGCTTCTGAATACTCTAAAGGCTTGCGGAGATATACATGCGATTCGGCAGGGGTTTGTGGATATTTCTCCCGACAGGCGAGTGCAGGTAATAATCATTGCTTGGCTATTTGGATCCTTCATTGAAGGAGCAGCTGGATTTGGAACTCCTGCTGCCATCGCTGCTCCATTGCTTGTGGCTATTGGCTTTCCTGCAATGGCTGCCGTTGTAGTGGCTTTAATTATACAAAGTACACCTGTTTCGTTTGGCGCTGTCGGAACTCCTATTCTCGTGGGTGTGAATACAGGGCTTTCTGAACAACCGCAAGTGCAGCAGTTGCTGACTGAGTTGGGCGTATCTCATGAAGTTTATTTGCATACGATTGGAGCGACTGTTTCTCTGTTTCATGGAATTGTTGGCACTTTTATTCCATTGATTATGGTAGCCATAATGACGCGATTTTTTGGAAGCAAAAAGTCATTTCGTGAAGGCCTTGCTATTTGGAAGTTTGCTCTTTTTGCAGGCGTATCATTTACTGTTCCATATATGCTTTTAGGGCGATTATTAGGTCCTGAGTTTCCTTCTCTGTTAGGTTCGTTGGTAGGGCTTGTGATTGTTGTGAGTGCTACCAAGGCAGGCTTTCTTCAGCCAAAAAATATTTGGAGTTTCCCGCGTGAAGAAGATTGGGAAGATGAGTGGAGAGGAGATTTTCATGTGGACGCACACGATGCTGAAATGAAAGTCTCGCGGGGGCACTTCTTTAAGGCCTGGTCTCCATACATTATTGTCGCCGTTCTCCTAGTCATAACGCGAACGATTCCGGCGGTTAAAGGCTTTATAACTCAATCTGGTTTAACGCTATCTTGGAGTAATATCTTTGGAACGGCCATTTCGACCAAATCTCAGCCATTATACCTGCCAGGATTTTTATTTATTATCACAGTGCTATGCGCCTACGGCATATTCAGGATGAACGGAGAGCAAATTAAACGATCCTGGAAAGAGTCCGGGCACACGCTGCTTGGTGCCGCCTCAGCCTTGATTTTTGCAGTACCTATGGTTCAGGTGTTTTTGAATACCCAGTCGGCAACTTTGGAAGCGATGCCACGAGTTCTTGCACAAGGTGTATCTGAACTATTCGGGACGATGTGGCCTTTGGTTGCTCCAACCATTGGTGCTTTGGGTGCGTTTATCGCGGGAAGTAATACCATAAGTAATATGATGTTTTCGCTGTTCCAGTTTGAGATGGCTCAAAATATCGGAGTCACAGAATATATTGTAGTATCGCTTCAGGCAGTTGGAGGTGCGGCAGGGAATATGATTTGTGTTCACAATGTAGTAGCAGCTTCTGCAACAGTCGGCCTACTTGGTAAGGAAGGAAGCGTAATTCGAAAGACCCTTATCCCTATGGCTTGGTATGTGATCTTTGCAGGTGGACTTGGGTTGATATTCTTAAATGGCTTAGGTCTAAATCTGGGCACGCTTATTCTTGCTGGTATGACCGTCTTAATTCTCTGGCTAATTGTACAAGGGGCGAAATCGGAATCGTCTTCAGGATAA
- a CDS encoding methyltransferase domain-containing protein encodes MSREDDRSLRFYNEVLGLDHLHYGIWEGNEELTIANLKEAQLRYENFLISKLPSTAKKVLDVGCGTSAMTQRMLSMGLEVHGLSPDKTQKENFTQNLNVPFYHCLFEDFDSEERFDCVVMSESAQYIPFVQLFEKVRKHLTPGGHLMICDYFVLDHSDGVLAKSGHNLNNFKAESEKQGFRLIDERDITEETAKTLDLALLLAERILKAAEIFSEKPRQKHPILSKLLFRIFRKKWDKINRDRDLIDSAAFTDQKRYLFLLYEC; translated from the coding sequence ATGTCTCGCGAAGACGATAGATCACTCCGCTTCTACAACGAAGTCCTTGGACTGGACCATCTCCATTACGGAATATGGGAGGGCAATGAAGAGCTAACGATTGCCAATTTAAAAGAAGCTCAGCTGCGCTACGAAAATTTCCTGATCAGCAAGTTACCTTCCACAGCCAAAAAAGTCCTGGACGTAGGCTGCGGAACTTCAGCCATGACTCAGCGTATGCTTTCCATGGGACTCGAAGTACATGGCCTGTCCCCAGATAAGACTCAAAAAGAAAACTTCACACAGAACCTAAACGTCCCCTTTTACCACTGTTTGTTTGAAGACTTTGATTCTGAAGAACGTTTCGATTGTGTAGTAATGAGCGAGTCAGCTCAGTATATACCCTTTGTCCAGCTCTTCGAAAAAGTAAGAAAACACCTAACCCCAGGAGGACATTTGATGATCTGTGACTATTTTGTGCTCGATCACTCCGATGGGGTATTAGCAAAAAGCGGACACAACCTGAATAATTTTAAAGCGGAATCAGAGAAGCAGGGATTTAGACTAATTGATGAACGTGACATAACAGAAGAGACAGCCAAAACATTGGACTTGGCGCTTCTCTTGGCTGAACGGATTCTCAAAGCAGCTGAAATTTTTTCAGAAAAGCCACGGCAAAAACATCCTATTCTCTCCAAGCTATTGTTTCGTATATTCAGAAAGAAGTGGGATAAAATAAATCGAGATCGTGATCTTATCGATTCTGCCGCTTTCACAGATCAGAAACGTTATCTTTTCCTCCTCTACGAATGCTAG
- a CDS encoding DUF1800 domain-containing protein, with protein MKYPAVLATFLAIFGPVFIGFSSASAQEEDQIPTVSILTTISIDPPYLFPMPGSRELIFYLEGNDDLSEESWTTIAIKIGNGEWIPFINGIEVQEIKGGVRLSFNDDPTAKFIRLRADANESSLSNEGLAARFLKQATFGPTIEEIDELSDSDLNFAGWIDDQMALAPGYHLDHYYTFDLLNHIDPRGDDVRAQYLGGPATLKVTVWWDKALLGEDQLRQRMAWALSQIFVMGEAGSKANQYPIQWMNWYDILIRNSFGNFRELLQEVTLNPKMGDYLTYWNNQKANGAQLPDENYAREVMQLFTIGLWMLNNDGTLQLDEQGEPIPTYTNYHITELAKVFTGLVRSANQPDKYWNPNRVTPMRENNNRHDKTAKEMFDGTIIPAGRDTIVDITHALDVLFNHSNTPPFISHKLIQRFTSSNPSPEYIERVANVFIDNGEGERGDLAAVLRAILLDPEARDAGYMINAGRGKLREPLLKFTQLCRGFYLRPVDDPSRRDHGHFWMQAMDVEFGMSPYKYPSVFNFYYPDYVPYGEVSEVQKVGPEFQILDDSTGMKTFDVFRRLIEQGLVGGVANGLNPRPQLNYTNELALANDIPALIDRLDLLLTHDTMRDSTKEIIANALEAIPDIFPETRVETAVLLVSISPEFAILE; from the coding sequence ATGAAATATCCCGCAGTGTTAGCCACCTTTCTGGCAATTTTCGGGCCTGTATTCATAGGCTTCTCATCAGCATCAGCTCAGGAAGAAGATCAAATACCCACGGTTTCAATCCTAACAACCATCTCAATAGATCCTCCATATTTGTTTCCAATGCCAGGATCCAGGGAACTAATTTTTTACCTGGAAGGAAATGATGATTTATCAGAGGAAAGTTGGACAACCATAGCCATAAAAATTGGAAATGGCGAATGGATTCCCTTTATCAATGGAATAGAGGTCCAAGAAATCAAAGGGGGCGTGAGATTAAGCTTTAATGACGATCCCACCGCTAAATTCATTCGTCTCCGCGCAGATGCCAATGAGAGCAGCCTGTCTAACGAAGGACTAGCCGCTCGCTTCTTAAAACAGGCAACCTTCGGTCCAACCATCGAGGAAATCGATGAGCTGTCAGATTCAGATTTGAACTTTGCCGGTTGGATTGACGATCAAATGGCTTTGGCTCCGGGCTATCACCTCGATCATTATTACACTTTCGACCTGCTCAATCATATTGATCCAAGAGGTGATGATGTAAGAGCTCAATACTTGGGAGGCCCCGCAACCCTTAAGGTCACAGTTTGGTGGGACAAAGCTCTGCTAGGTGAAGATCAACTGCGACAACGCATGGCTTGGGCGCTCTCACAAATCTTTGTGATGGGAGAAGCGGGAAGTAAAGCGAACCAATACCCCATTCAATGGATGAACTGGTACGACATTCTAATCCGCAACTCTTTTGGCAATTTCCGAGAACTCCTTCAGGAAGTAACTCTGAACCCAAAGATGGGAGATTATCTAACCTACTGGAATAACCAAAAGGCAAACGGGGCTCAACTACCTGACGAGAATTACGCTCGCGAAGTGATGCAGCTTTTCACGATCGGGCTCTGGATGTTGAACAATGATGGGACCTTACAATTAGACGAGCAGGGAGAGCCCATTCCCACCTACACCAACTACCACATCACTGAATTGGCAAAAGTATTCACAGGTCTAGTACGCTCGGCAAACCAACCAGATAAGTACTGGAACCCCAATCGAGTGACTCCCATGAGGGAAAACAACAATCGTCATGACAAAACTGCGAAGGAGATGTTCGACGGCACTATTATTCCAGCTGGGCGTGATACGATCGTCGACATCACTCACGCTCTCGATGTCCTTTTCAACCACTCCAATACCCCACCCTTTATCTCCCACAAGCTCATCCAACGGTTTACTTCTTCTAACCCAAGTCCTGAGTATATAGAAAGAGTTGCCAATGTTTTTATCGACAATGGAGAAGGCGAACGCGGAGATCTAGCTGCCGTGTTGCGTGCTATTCTCCTGGATCCGGAAGCCAGAGATGCCGGTTATATGATCAACGCCGGGCGAGGGAAATTGCGCGAACCGCTACTTAAATTCACGCAACTCTGCCGTGGGTTTTACCTGCGCCCTGTCGACGATCCAAGCCGGAGAGACCACGGGCATTTCTGGATGCAGGCAATGGATGTCGAATTTGGAATGTCCCCTTATAAATATCCCTCAGTATTCAATTTCTACTACCCGGATTATGTTCCTTATGGAGAAGTCAGTGAGGTACAGAAGGTAGGACCTGAATTTCAGATTCTGGATGACTCAACCGGAATGAAGACATTTGATGTGTTTCGGAGACTTATCGAACAAGGCTTGGTCGGAGGTGTGGCAAACGGGCTCAACCCGCGTCCGCAGTTGAACTATACCAATGAGCTAGCTTTAGCCAATGACATCCCCGCTTTGATCGATCGCTTGGATTTGCTTTTAACTCATGATACAATGAGAGATTCCACTAAGGAAATTATTGCGAACGCTCTCGAAGCCATTCCAGATATTTTCCCTGAAACAAGAGTAGAAACCGCAGTCCTGTTGGTATCCATAAGCCCTGAATTTGCTATCCTCGAATAA